One part of the Synergistota bacterium genome encodes these proteins:
- a CDS encoding ABC transporter ATP-binding protein, giving the protein MSDEIVLEVKGLSKRFGGLEALKDVSFFVKKEEILGLIGPNGAGKTTCFNLISGVLKPTSGEVYFLGQRITGLSPHKIAKLGIGRTFQIVRPFKKLASWQNVLSAYGRERYDNLLESFKSYISQNFKGKAYEFIESVGLKGFEDMLAGVLPLGFLRRLEIARALALNPKLLLLDESFSGLAHEEIEPLMDLIRSIRKRGVSVLLIEHNMKVAMKLCDRMVVLDHGHKIAEGLPEEIRNDPKVIEAYLGRGRGEEVAAS; this is encoded by the coding sequence ATGAGCGATGAGATCGTTCTTGAGGTTAAAGGCTTAAGCAAAAGATTTGGTGGTTTGGAAGCTTTAAAGGATGTTTCTTTCTTTGTCAAGAAGGAAGAAATTTTAGGACTTATTGGTCCCAATGGGGCTGGTAAGACTACCTGTTTTAATCTTATAAGTGGGGTCTTAAAGCCTACAAGTGGTGAAGTTTATTTCTTGGGTCAGAGAATTACCGGGCTCTCCCCCCATAAGATTGCTAAGCTTGGCATTGGCAGGACCTTTCAAATAGTTCGTCCATTTAAGAAGCTGGCATCATGGCAAAATGTTCTTTCTGCCTATGGTAGGGAGCGATATGATAACTTACTTGAGAGTTTTAAGTCTTATATTTCACAGAATTTTAAAGGAAAGGCATACGAGTTTATAGAAAGCGTTGGTCTAAAGGGCTTCGAAGACATGTTAGCTGGGGTTCTCCCTTTAGGATTCTTAAGGAGGTTAGAGATAGCAAGAGCCTTGGCCTTAAATCCTAAGCTTCTTCTTCTTGATGAATCTTTTTCTGGTTTAGCTCATGAGGAGATAGAACCTCTTATGGATCTTATAAGAAGCATAAGGAAAAGGGGTGTATCAGTTTTATTAATAGAGCATAATATGAAGGTTGCTATGAAGCTTTGCGATAGAATGGTAGTTTTAGATCACGGTCATAAAATAGCCGAAGGTTTACCGGAGGAAATAAGGAACGATCCTAAGGTCATAGAGGCTTATCTCGGCAGAGGTAGGGGTGAGGAAGTTGCCGCTTCTTGA
- the tdh gene encoding L-threonine 3-dehydrogenase, whose product MLEKMKAIIKENVGIGASLKETQIPKIKEDEALIKVIYAAVCGTDHHIFTWNTWAQKNVKLPQILGHEFVGEVVEVGKGVKQLKVGDIVSAETHIFCGSCKQCLTGNHGICKSMTLFGIHTPGAFAEYTVAPEKILWKNSREIPLRHCAIQEPLGVALEGTLAEDISGKSVLITGCGPIGLLAISIAKASGASKIYASDFKDFRLSLAKRVGADVVINLKEEKLVEAMLDYTNGDGVDVLVECSGSPQALKEGLEALTKGGRVSLIGLFDRDINLEANSLLVFKAARVYGISGRKIFNTWWKVKELLENRKLNIDPIITHELPLEDFEKAMRLVETGECGKVLIRP is encoded by the coding sequence ATCTTGGAAAAAATGAAAGCTATAATAAAGGAAAATGTGGGGATAGGAGCCTCTCTGAAAGAAACGCAAATCCCGAAGATAAAAGAAGATGAAGCGCTAATAAAGGTCATTTACGCGGCAGTTTGCGGAACAGATCATCATATATTTACCTGGAATACATGGGCTCAAAAGAATGTAAAGCTTCCACAAATCCTAGGGCATGAGTTCGTGGGAGAAGTGGTAGAAGTTGGAAAAGGCGTAAAGCAGCTTAAGGTAGGAGATATAGTATCTGCAGAAACTCATATATTCTGTGGGAGCTGCAAACAGTGTCTTACTGGTAACCACGGTATATGTAAATCCATGACTCTCTTTGGAATTCATACCCCTGGGGCTTTCGCTGAATATACTGTCGCTCCAGAAAAGATCCTATGGAAAAACTCTAGGGAAATCCCTCTAAGGCACTGCGCGATTCAAGAACCTCTTGGAGTTGCACTTGAAGGCACATTAGCGGAGGACATATCAGGTAAAAGCGTTTTGATCACAGGATGTGGACCGATAGGACTATTGGCCATCTCAATAGCTAAAGCCTCGGGAGCAAGCAAAATATATGCATCTGATTTTAAAGATTTTAGACTATCCTTAGCAAAAAGGGTGGGAGCAGATGTAGTTATAAACTTGAAAGAAGAAAAGCTGGTAGAGGCCATGCTAGACTATACAAATGGAGATGGAGTAGACGTTTTAGTTGAGTGTTCAGGCTCACCCCAAGCCTTGAAAGAGGGATTAGAAGCTCTAACTAAAGGTGGAAGAGTAAGTTTAATAGGGCTATTTGACAGAGACATAAACCTAGAGGCTAATTCATTGCTAGTATTTAAAGCAGCAAGAGTTTATGGGATAAGCGGAAGAAAGATATTCAATACCTGGTGGAAGGTTAAAGAGCTTCTTGAAAACAGAAAACTTAATATAGACCCGATAATTACCCATGAACTACCTCTTGAAGACTTCGAAAAAGCAATGAGACTAGTTGAAACAGGAGAGTGTGGAAAGGTGTTAATAAGACCATGA